The following proteins are co-located in the Peromyscus eremicus chromosome 13, PerEre_H2_v1, whole genome shotgun sequence genome:
- the LOC131923562 gene encoding diacylglycerol kinase delta-like produces the protein MDQQLRKLTDTPWLCQPMELGEEENVMLDLSKRSRSGKFRLVTKFKKEKNNKNKEVHSSLGAPGPRRDQSGPHEEDPLWDQGAEPELPCRRGLASAFSACIFRSSRD, from the exons ATGGACCAGCAGCTCAGGAAGCTGACAGACACACCCTGGCTCTGCCAGCCCATGGAGCTTGGTGAGGAAGAG AATGTGATGCTGGATCTTTCTAAACGCAGCCGCAGTGGTAAATTCCGCCTCGTGACCaagtttaaaaaggagaaaaataataagaacaaagaagTTCACAGTAGCCTAGGAGCCCCTG GACCTCGGCGTGACCAAAGTGGGCCACATGAAGAGGATCCTTTGTGGGATCAAGGAGCTGAGCCGGAGCTCCCCTGCCGCCGAGGCCTAGCCTCTGCATTCTCTGCCTGCATCTTCCGCTCCTCCCGAGACTGA